The following proteins come from a genomic window of Hymenobacter canadensis:
- a CDS encoding maleylpyruvate isomerase N-terminal domain-containing protein — translation MQPLPVLDTAHLFPVVDAHLIALLRALAPADWEQPTLAPLWRVRDVALHLLDGNLRTLSMLRDGHFGGAGPASPAYADVVEYLNGLNNEWVAAGQRLSPAILTWLLELSGPAYSAYISSLPPFEVAAFPVAWAGEETSLNWFHVAREYTEKWHHQQQIRQAVGQEAVIFAPELYQPFLSTCLRALPHHYRKVPAPAGAVVALAITGAGGGSWYLRRAETSWELGTGYTGPVATQIILDGNVAWRLFTKSLPRELAVQHMQVEGDWALADPLLGLITVMA, via the coding sequence ATGCAACCACTGCCCGTTCTGGATACTGCGCACCTGTTCCCGGTAGTGGACGCGCACCTGATTGCGCTGCTGCGGGCTCTGGCCCCGGCCGACTGGGAGCAACCCACGCTGGCCCCGCTGTGGCGGGTGCGCGACGTGGCCCTGCACCTGCTCGACGGCAACCTGCGGACCTTGTCCATGTTGCGCGACGGGCATTTTGGGGGCGCAGGGCCCGCCAGCCCGGCCTACGCCGATGTGGTGGAGTACCTCAACGGCCTCAACAACGAGTGGGTAGCTGCCGGCCAGCGTCTCAGCCCAGCCATCCTCACGTGGCTGCTGGAGCTGAGCGGGCCGGCCTACAGTGCCTACATCAGCTCGTTGCCGCCTTTTGAGGTGGCCGCCTTTCCAGTGGCCTGGGCCGGCGAAGAAACGTCCCTCAACTGGTTTCACGTAGCCCGCGAGTACACCGAAAAGTGGCACCATCAGCAGCAGATCCGGCAGGCGGTAGGGCAGGAGGCGGTAATTTTCGCGCCCGAGCTGTATCAGCCGTTTCTGAGTACCTGCCTGCGGGCGTTGCCGCACCACTACCGCAAAGTGCCGGCCCCGGCGGGCGCGGTGGTGGCGCTGGCCATTACGGGCGCGGGTGGCGGCAGCTGGTATCTGCGGCGGGCCGAAACCAGTTGGGAGCTGGGCACCGGGTATACCGGGCCGGTAGCTACCCAAATCATACTGGACGGGAACGTGGCGTGGCGACTATTCACGAAAAGCCTGCCGCGCGAGCTGGCGGTACAGCACATGCAAGTGGAGGGCGACTGGGCGTTGGCCGACCCGCTGCTTGGTCTGATAACCGTGATGGCCTGA
- the trmB gene encoding tRNA (guanosine(46)-N7)-methyltransferase TrmB → MPRIKLQRFAENAERPDIVEPGKANYEQLRGRWHEDFFGTPHPITLEVGCGKGEYTVGLAARYPERSFLGLDIKGERIWRGSKRAEEQGLRNVGFVRTRALDLLQHFAPAELAEIWITFPDPRPRDRDIKRRLTSPRFLNLYQQILRPGGLVHLKTDNEALFDYTLEMLAERPGVQILAQTKDLYATPELLPHAEDIVTNFESKYRAQGVPIKYVQFQLS, encoded by the coding sequence GTGCCCCGTATCAAACTTCAACGCTTCGCCGAAAACGCCGAACGGCCCGACATTGTAGAACCCGGCAAAGCCAATTACGAGCAGCTGCGCGGCCGCTGGCACGAAGACTTCTTCGGCACTCCGCACCCCATCACCCTGGAAGTAGGCTGCGGCAAGGGCGAATACACGGTGGGTTTGGCCGCCCGCTATCCGGAGCGCAGCTTTCTGGGCCTCGACATCAAAGGCGAAAGAATCTGGCGCGGTAGCAAGCGGGCCGAGGAGCAGGGCCTGCGCAACGTGGGCTTCGTGCGCACCCGGGCCCTCGATTTGCTGCAGCATTTCGCGCCCGCCGAACTGGCCGAAATCTGGATAACCTTTCCCGATCCGCGCCCCCGCGACCGGGACATCAAGCGCCGCCTTACTTCGCCGCGCTTCCTCAACCTGTACCAGCAGATTCTGCGGCCCGGCGGTCTCGTGCACCTCAAAACCGACAACGAAGCCTTGTTCGACTATACCCTGGAAATGCTGGCCGAGCGGCCCGGCGTGCAGATCCTGGCCCAGACCAAAGACCTCTACGCCACGCCCGAGCTGCTCCCGCACGCCGAGGACATCGTCACCAACTTCGAGAGCAAGTACCGCGCCCAGGGCGTGCCCATCAAATACGTGCAGTTTCAGCTGAGTTAG
- a CDS encoding ExbD/TolR family protein, with product MNLSRRRKLSSHVETSSMNDIMFFLMLFFLIVSTMVNPNIIKLMLPNAKSSKQMMKQPITISVDAAGGYFIDRQPTSAAQLESELQRRVQGLDSPTAVLRVDASLNVQKLVDILEIGNRLKIKMVMATQAQQAAGK from the coding sequence ATGAACCTCAGCCGCCGCCGTAAGCTTTCCTCGCACGTCGAAACCAGCTCGATGAACGACATCATGTTCTTTTTGATGCTGTTCTTCCTGATTGTGTCGACGATGGTGAACCCCAACATCATCAAGCTGATGCTGCCCAATGCCAAAAGCAGCAAGCAGATGATGAAGCAGCCCATTACGATTTCCGTGGATGCGGCCGGCGGTTACTTCATCGACCGACAGCCCACCAGCGCCGCGCAGCTCGAAAGCGAGCTGCAGCGCCGCGTGCAGGGTCTCGACAGTCCCACCGCCGTGCTGCGCGTAGATGCCTCCCTGAACGTGCAGAAGCTCGTAGACATCCTGGAAATCGGCAACCGCCTCAAGATTAAAATGGTGATGGCCACCCAGGCCCAGCAAGCCGCCGGGAAATGA
- a CDS encoding MotA/TolQ/ExbB proton channel family protein yields the protein MTVLLSLLLQMQVGSAPAAGAATADSTATAANAAANAAAADLSLVDLIVKGGGIMIPLFLLSFVSLYIIIERYITIRKAAAVPESFMPGIRNLMVKGDLQGAKMLCAQTATPLARMIEKGIRRIGLPLKDIETSVENVGKVEIARLEKNISILGIIAGIAPMLGFVGTIIGVIKIFYAISATGDFGIAQISGGLYTKMVTSATGLIVGIIAHIGYHWLSIMVERLVFRMENSAIEFMDILQDN from the coding sequence ATGACCGTATTGCTTTCCCTGCTGCTTCAGATGCAAGTCGGCAGCGCGCCCGCCGCCGGCGCGGCCACCGCCGACTCCACCGCCACGGCCGCTAACGCGGCTGCCAACGCCGCCGCCGCCGACCTCTCGCTGGTGGATTTGATTGTGAAGGGCGGGGGCATCATGATTCCGCTGTTTCTGCTCTCGTTTGTGTCGCTCTACATCATCATTGAGCGCTACATCACCATCCGCAAAGCCGCGGCCGTGCCGGAGTCGTTCATGCCCGGCATCCGCAACCTGATGGTGAAAGGCGACCTGCAGGGAGCCAAAATGCTGTGCGCCCAGACGGCCACGCCGCTGGCCCGCATGATCGAGAAAGGCATCCGCCGCATCGGCCTGCCGCTGAAAGACATCGAAACCAGCGTGGAAAACGTGGGCAAGGTGGAAATCGCGCGCCTCGAAAAGAACATCAGCATCCTGGGCATCATTGCCGGCATTGCGCCGATGCTGGGCTTTGTGGGTACCATCATCGGGGTTATCAAGATTTTCTACGCCATCAGCGCCACAGGCGACTTCGGCATTGCCCAGATTTCGGGCGGTCTGTACACCAAGATGGTGACGTCGGCCACCGGCCTGATCGTGGGCATCATCGCCCACATCGGCTACCACTGGCTCAGCATCATGGTCGAGCGCCTGGTGTTCCGCATGGAAAATTCGGCCATCGAGTTCATGGACATCCTGCAGGACAACTAG
- the mnmA gene encoding tRNA 2-thiouridine(34) synthase MnmA, which produces MTQFAPSTPSAPRGRVLVAMSGGIDSSVAAVLLHEQGYEVVGMTMKTWDYASAGGSKKETGCCSLDSINDARQIAVDLGFPHYIIDIRDEFGNFVISNFTEEYLAGRTPNPCVLCNTHIKWDALLRRADQLGCEFIATGHYAQVRHEDGRYVISKGLDENKDQSYALWGVSQESLARTLFPLGKMRKTEIYDEARRRGFTELVNKPESYEICFIPDNDYRGFLRRRVPGLEERVAGGKFVLRDGTVLGTHEGYPFYTIGQRKGLGIALGYPAYVTEIRPDTNEVVLGNFDDLASSRTTVGKLNMGKFASLEGRGLVPSRTKVRYNHNGGAAAFLEQIGDKIHVYFEEPVHAVTPGQAAVFYDGDDVIGGGWIERHTIGETPVSSEAAAAY; this is translated from the coding sequence ATGACGCAATTTGCCCCCTCGACGCCGTCCGCCCCGCGCGGCCGCGTCCTCGTCGCCATGAGCGGCGGCATTGATTCCTCGGTAGCGGCCGTGCTCCTGCACGAGCAAGGCTACGAAGTGGTCGGGATGACCATGAAAACCTGGGACTACGCCTCGGCCGGCGGCTCCAAAAAGGAAACCGGCTGCTGCTCGCTCGACAGCATCAACGATGCCCGCCAGATTGCTGTGGACCTCGGCTTTCCGCACTACATCATCGATATTCGGGATGAGTTCGGTAACTTCGTGATTTCCAATTTCACTGAGGAATACTTGGCCGGCCGTACGCCCAACCCCTGCGTGCTCTGCAACACCCACATCAAGTGGGACGCGCTGCTGCGCCGCGCCGACCAGCTCGGCTGCGAGTTCATTGCCACCGGCCACTACGCCCAGGTGCGCCACGAAGACGGCCGCTACGTCATCAGCAAAGGCCTCGACGAAAACAAAGACCAGAGCTACGCGCTGTGGGGCGTCAGTCAGGAGAGCCTGGCCCGCACGCTGTTTCCGCTGGGCAAGATGCGCAAAACCGAAATCTACGACGAGGCACGTCGTCGCGGCTTCACCGAGCTGGTAAACAAGCCCGAGAGCTACGAAATCTGCTTCATCCCCGACAACGACTACCGGGGCTTCCTGCGTCGCCGCGTGCCGGGCCTGGAGGAGCGCGTGGCGGGCGGCAAGTTCGTGCTGCGCGACGGTACCGTGCTTGGCACCCACGAAGGCTACCCGTTCTACACCATCGGGCAGCGCAAGGGCCTGGGCATAGCGCTCGGCTACCCGGCCTACGTAACCGAAATCCGGCCCGATACCAACGAGGTGGTGCTGGGCAACTTTGATGATCTGGCCAGCTCGCGCACCACGGTGGGCAAACTGAACATGGGCAAATTTGCCTCGCTGGAAGGTCGCGGGCTGGTGCCGAGCCGCACCAAAGTGCGCTACAACCACAACGGCGGCGCGGCCGCGTTCCTGGAGCAGATCGGCGACAAAATCCACGTCTACTTCGAGGAGCCCGTGCACGCCGTGACGCCCGGCCAGGCCGCCGTGTTTTACGACGGCGACGACGTGATTGGCGGCGGCTGGATCGAGCGCCACACCATCGGCGAAACTCCTGTATCTTCGGAAGCCGCGGCCGCGTACTAG
- a CDS encoding bifunctional folylpolyglutamate synthase/dihydrofolate synthase: protein MTYQQTLDYLYSQLPMFQRVGEAGYKPGLGRTEALAAAMGNPERQLRCVHVAGTNGKGSSSNLLAAVLQAAGYKVGLYTSPHLKEFTERIKINGQDLTPEYLVAWVARWQPLFAELQPSFFEMCVALAFAYFAEEQVDVAVVEVGLGGRLDSTNIITPLVSLITNISYDHQNLLGNTLPLIAGEKAGIIKPGVPAIISQTQPEVQAVFEQKAAAEQAPLLFADQHYLAELAAPTAPDDDTQLLTITRPDGQLLLSELELGLVGDYQRLNLPGVLAVVDELRRQGFTIPEAAVREGLREVRRLTGFLGRWTILGRQPLVICDTGHNEAGIRFIVGQLARLPMQRLHFVLGVVNDKDVSKMLSLLPLHATYYFCQATIPRALPAAELAERAAAVGLQGTVWGPVPAAVDAARAAAAPDDVVFIGGSTFVVAEVDF, encoded by the coding sequence ATGACCTACCAGCAAACCCTCGATTACCTGTATAGCCAGCTGCCCATGTTTCAGCGGGTGGGCGAGGCCGGCTACAAGCCGGGGCTGGGACGGACCGAGGCGCTGGCCGCGGCCATGGGCAACCCCGAGCGGCAGCTGCGGTGCGTGCACGTGGCGGGCACCAACGGCAAGGGCAGCAGCTCCAACCTGCTGGCGGCGGTGCTGCAGGCGGCCGGCTACAAGGTGGGCCTCTACACCTCGCCTCACCTCAAGGAATTCACGGAGCGCATCAAAATCAACGGGCAGGACCTGACGCCGGAGTATCTGGTGGCGTGGGTGGCGCGCTGGCAGCCGCTGTTTGCCGAGCTGCAGCCCTCGTTTTTCGAGATGTGCGTGGCACTGGCCTTCGCTTACTTCGCCGAGGAGCAGGTAGACGTGGCCGTGGTGGAAGTGGGGCTGGGCGGCCGCCTGGATTCCACCAACATCATTACGCCGCTCGTCTCGCTTATCACCAACATCAGCTACGACCACCAGAACCTGCTCGGCAACACGCTGCCGCTGATTGCGGGCGAGAAGGCCGGCATCATCAAGCCCGGCGTGCCGGCCATCATCAGCCAGACCCAGCCCGAGGTGCAGGCTGTGTTCGAGCAGAAGGCGGCGGCCGAACAGGCGCCGCTGCTCTTCGCCGACCAGCACTACCTCGCCGAGCTGGCCGCGCCCACGGCCCCCGACGACGACACCCAGCTCCTCACCATCACCCGGCCCGACGGCCAGCTGCTGCTCTCCGAGCTGGAGCTGGGGTTGGTGGGCGACTACCAGCGACTGAACCTGCCTGGCGTGCTGGCCGTGGTAGACGAGCTGCGCCGCCAGGGTTTCACGATTCCGGAGGCGGCCGTGCGCGAAGGGCTGCGCGAGGTGCGCCGCCTCACCGGTTTTCTGGGCCGCTGGACTATCCTGGGCCGCCAGCCACTTGTTATCTGCGACACGGGCCACAACGAGGCCGGCATCCGCTTCATCGTGGGGCAGCTGGCGCGCCTGCCGATGCAGCGGCTGCACTTTGTGCTGGGCGTGGTCAATGACAAGGACGTGAGCAAGATGCTGAGTTTGCTGCCGCTGCACGCCACCTACTATTTTTGCCAGGCCACTATTCCGCGGGCCCTGCCGGCTGCTGAGCTGGCTGAGCGCGCTGCTGCCGTAGGACTGCAGGGCACCGTCTGGGGCCCGGTTCCGGCGGCCGTGGACGCCGCCCGGGCCGCCGCCGCCCCTGATGATGTGGTGTTCATCGGGGGCAGTACCTTTGTGGTTGCCGAGGTAGACTTTTAA
- the rpe gene encoding ribulose-phosphate 3-epimerase has translation MTQNRRPMPLLAPSLLAADFGNLQAETERLAGSAADWLHCDVMDGRFVPNISFGIPVLQAIHRHAKQPLDVHLMIEDPQHYLSAFRDAGAHNLTVHYEACTHLHRVIQQIKQLGCKAGVALNPHTPVRVLEDVAADLDLVCIMSVNPGFGGQAFIPNTLRKVAALKELLVDCGSSALIEIDGGVTSENASALVEAGADVLVAGSFVFNAPDPVATLAELRAQLAATVNAEEANR, from the coding sequence ATGACTCAAAACCGCCGTCCGATGCCGTTGCTGGCTCCTTCTTTGCTTGCTGCCGACTTCGGCAACCTCCAGGCCGAAACCGAGCGCCTCGCCGGCAGCGCCGCCGACTGGCTGCACTGCGACGTGATGGACGGCCGCTTCGTGCCCAATATCTCCTTCGGGATACCGGTGCTGCAGGCCATCCACCGCCACGCCAAACAGCCCCTCGACGTGCACCTCATGATTGAGGATCCGCAGCACTACCTGAGCGCCTTCCGCGACGCCGGGGCCCACAACCTCACGGTCCACTACGAGGCGTGCACCCACCTGCACCGCGTTATCCAGCAGATCAAGCAGTTGGGCTGCAAGGCCGGCGTGGCCCTGAACCCGCACACGCCCGTGCGCGTGCTCGAAGACGTGGCCGCGGACCTCGACCTGGTGTGCATCATGTCGGTGAATCCCGGCTTTGGCGGGCAGGCCTTCATCCCGAACACGCTGCGCAAAGTAGCGGCCCTGAAAGAGCTGCTGGTGGACTGCGGCTCGTCGGCGCTGATTGAGATTGACGGCGGCGTAACCAGCGAAAACGCTTCGGCCCTGGTGGAAGCCGGCGCCGACGTGCTGGTGGCCGGCTCGTTTGTGTTCAACGCACCCGATCCGGTGGCCACGCTGGCCGAGCTGCGGGCCCAGCTGGCGGCTACGGTTAATGCCGAAGAAGCCAACCGCTAG
- a CDS encoding S8 family serine peptidase translates to MPAATQAQALPASGQANTVRKHLVYFRDKTGTPFTVSQPQAFLSARAVQRRTRQNIAVQPRDLPVTPAYVTQLKAVPGATVWYTSRWFNAAVVSCDSATLRNLQALPFVRSATTLNRTAAAGSAPVRPRSFEEALDPALERTQANPVYGTAYKQALTIGAVAMHNAGFRGEGMQIAVFDDGFPGVNQSAPFASLRNEGRVADTYNFVERTSDVYRIASHGTNTLSTMAANQTGVFIGTAPKATYRLYLTEQTSAENPIEEVNWLLAAERADSAGVDIISSSLGYYDFEIAYANYSYADLNGRTAISSRAATVAARVGMLVVNSAGNSGRNPGPSLLAPSDADSVIAVGAVDSLRNYAAFSSKGPSADGRIKPNLAAQGVRAAVVNIAGQAVRSDGTSFSCPVLAGMAACFWQANPRLTAQEVISVLQRSASQATSPDNLLGYGIPNAVAAYALANPGAPLSAGRPQAVVGQLFVYPNPMKNEELSLEVSEALRGKALHVRFYDARGALVAEQKLPATTAAVLRLQPGPLAKGMYTCDVTAGDTTRRTARFVKQ, encoded by the coding sequence ATGCCTGCCGCCACCCAGGCCCAGGCCCTGCCTGCCTCCGGGCAGGCCAACACCGTGCGCAAGCACCTGGTGTATTTCCGCGACAAAACCGGTACGCCCTTCACCGTGAGCCAGCCGCAGGCCTTCCTGTCGGCGCGGGCCGTGCAGCGGCGTACCCGTCAGAACATTGCCGTGCAGCCCCGCGACCTGCCCGTGACGCCGGCCTATGTCACGCAGCTGAAGGCCGTGCCGGGTGCCACTGTATGGTATACCTCGCGCTGGTTCAATGCCGCCGTGGTTTCCTGCGACTCGGCCACGCTGCGCAACCTGCAGGCCCTGCCGTTTGTGCGCAGCGCCACTACCCTCAACCGTACGGCAGCCGCCGGCTCGGCCCCGGTGCGGCCCCGCAGCTTCGAGGAAGCCCTTGACCCGGCCCTGGAGCGCACCCAGGCAAACCCCGTGTACGGCACCGCCTACAAGCAGGCCCTGACGATTGGGGCCGTGGCTATGCACAATGCCGGCTTCCGGGGCGAGGGCATGCAGATTGCCGTGTTCGACGACGGTTTTCCGGGCGTCAACCAAAGCGCGCCGTTTGCTTCCCTCCGCAACGAAGGCCGGGTAGCCGACACCTACAATTTTGTCGAGCGTACCAGCGACGTCTACCGGATTGCCAGCCACGGCACGAACACCCTGTCCACCATGGCAGCCAACCAGACTGGGGTGTTCATCGGGACGGCCCCCAAGGCCACGTACCGGCTTTATCTGACCGAGCAGACCTCCGCCGAAAATCCAATTGAGGAAGTGAACTGGCTGCTGGCCGCCGAGCGGGCCGACTCGGCCGGGGTGGACATTATCAGCTCGTCGCTGGGGTATTATGATTTTGAAATAGCCTACGCCAACTACTCGTACGCCGATCTGAATGGCCGGACGGCTATTTCCTCGCGGGCCGCTACGGTGGCCGCCCGCGTGGGTATGCTGGTGGTAAACTCGGCCGGCAACAGTGGCCGCAACCCGGGCCCCAGCCTGCTCGCCCCGTCCGATGCCGACTCCGTCATTGCCGTGGGTGCTGTCGACTCGCTGCGGAACTACGCTGCTTTCAGCTCCAAAGGCCCCAGCGCCGACGGCCGGATCAAGCCCAATCTGGCGGCCCAGGGCGTGCGGGCGGCCGTGGTAAATATCGCCGGCCAGGCCGTGCGCAGCGACGGCACGTCGTTTTCGTGTCCGGTGCTGGCGGGCATGGCGGCCTGTTTCTGGCAGGCTAATCCCCGGCTCACCGCTCAGGAAGTAATCAGTGTGCTACAGCGCTCGGCTTCCCAGGCCACCAGCCCCGACAACCTGCTGGGCTACGGCATCCCGAATGCCGTGGCGGCCTATGCGCTGGCCAATCCTGGCGCGCCGCTCTCGGCCGGCCGGCCTCAGGCCGTGGTAGGCCAGCTGTTCGTGTATCCGAACCCGATGAAAAACGAGGAACTGAGCCTGGAAGTCAGTGAGGCGTTGCGGGGTAAGGCGCTGCACGTGCGCTTCTATGATGCGCGGGGCGCGCTGGTGGCCGAGCAGAAACTGCCGGCCACTACGGCGGCTGTGTTGCGGCTGCAGCCCGGCCCGCTGGCGAAAGGCATGTACACCTGCGACGTGACGGCCGGCGACACTACCCGGCGCACGGCGCGCTTCGTGAAGCAGTAA
- a CDS encoding SPOR domain-containing protein has protein sequence MPLSDHIRTLLRDHDCVIIPDFGGLIADYAPARIHPVRHTLAPPAKRVAFNQSLTRNDGLLVDALSARLNLSTAQARQLVREAVARMQEELDATQRAELSGIGTFRRSAGRGLEFEYTGTDNLLSASFGLPELVSRPVRATDALNSRERQPAVPQLATVRRRASRLVYNALTAVVVGLMFSASYMFADQQGYLPQSLRLPAFQEVSATTPATPQPAVAAPAISRQQAALTPSDNYVAPAAATPATEVAVATPAVATKPAAAPVAAVVRKAPVSAAAVKVAPVAAAKAVAVKPVSKDVQGPAAKSAKAAVKAPGWEKARAGNATPVASTATINSRTNRYYVVAGSYTSLVNAEKGRQALIRLGHPARVILPQAGSRQFKLSVADYADRTSADRQATILRKRMGSSLWVLNY, from the coding sequence ATGCCGCTCTCCGACCATATCCGCACCCTGCTCCGGGACCATGACTGCGTCATCATCCCCGATTTTGGCGGCCTGATTGCCGACTACGCCCCCGCCCGCATTCATCCGGTGCGGCACACGCTGGCGCCGCCGGCCAAGCGCGTAGCCTTCAACCAGTCCCTGACCCGCAACGACGGGCTGCTGGTGGATGCGCTGAGCGCGCGCCTGAACCTGAGCACGGCGCAGGCCCGCCAGCTGGTGCGCGAGGCCGTAGCCCGCATGCAGGAAGAGCTGGACGCCACCCAGCGCGCCGAGCTGAGCGGTATCGGCACGTTCCGCCGTTCCGCCGGCCGCGGCCTGGAGTTTGAGTACACCGGCACCGATAACCTGCTGTCGGCCAGCTTTGGTCTGCCGGAGCTGGTGTCGCGCCCGGTGCGCGCTACGGATGCGCTGAACTCGCGCGAGCGGCAGCCGGCCGTGCCGCAGCTGGCCACTGTGCGCCGCCGCGCCTCGCGGCTGGTCTACAACGCCCTCACCGCCGTGGTGGTAGGGCTGATGTTCTCAGCCAGCTACATGTTCGCCGATCAGCAGGGCTACCTGCCCCAGAGTTTGCGCCTGCCGGCTTTCCAGGAGGTAAGTGCCACTACGCCGGCCACGCCGCAGCCTGCTGTGGCAGCGCCGGCTATCAGTCGCCAGCAGGCGGCCCTCACGCCCTCCGATAACTACGTAGCCCCGGCCGCCGCTACCCCGGCCACTGAAGTAGCCGTGGCTACGCCCGCCGTAGCCACCAAGCCTGCTGCGGCTCCAGTGGCGGCCGTGGTGCGGAAAGCGCCGGTATCCGCGGCGGCTGTGAAAGTAGCACCAGTCGCTGCCGCCAAGGCCGTAGCCGTGAAGCCCGTGAGCAAGGACGTGCAGGGGCCGGCCGCCAAATCGGCCAAAGCTGCCGTGAAAGCGCCGGGCTGGGAAAAAGCCCGGGCCGGTAATGCAACCCCGGTAGCCAGCACCGCGACAATTAACAGCCGCACCAATCGTTACTACGTGGTGGCCGGTTCCTACACCAGCCTCGTTAATGCCGAAAAAGGCCGTCAGGCCCTGATTCGGTTGGGCCACCCGGCCCGCGTGATTCTGCCGCAGGCCGGCAGCCGGCAGTTCAAGCTCTCCGTTGCCGATTACGCCGACCGCACCTCGGCCGACCGGCAGGCCACCATCCTGCGCAAGCGGATGGGTTCCTCTCTCTGGGTACTCAATTACTAG